One segment of Anastrepha obliqua isolate idAnaObli1 chromosome 3, idAnaObli1_1.0, whole genome shotgun sequence DNA contains the following:
- the LOC129241725 gene encoding uncharacterized protein LOC129241725: MGYSAIAALYLIRVRKKYPELDDEIKEILAEHTSCETSISLRQFVDKYKSRTGKTFPLHMCAIRATEFLVSVPFTVAYRKSGMPYFFRLPNKDVSGGAQPNCSDI, translated from the exons atgggctACTCAGCAATAGCAGCACTTTACCTTATTCGAGTGCGAAAAAAATATCCCGAACTCGAtgatgaaattaaagaaatccTAGCCGAGCACACATCATGCGAAACAAGTATAAGCCTCAGACAATTTGTGG ACAAGTATAAAAGCCGAACAGGCAAAACTTTTCCACTACATATGTGCGCCATAAGAGCAACAGAATTCCTCGTGAGCGTACCATTTACTGTGGCATATCGCAAATCTGGAATGCCGTACTTTTTTAGATTGCCAAACAAGGACGTTAGTGGTGGGGCACAGCCTAATTGTAGCGATATTTGA